One Mycobacterium paraseoulense genomic window, CGCCCTGCCGGTGACGCCGCCGCCGGCCACCAGCACGGGCGCGCCAGGCACCAGGGGGTCGAGATCGGGCACGTCAGGCACCGATCGCGGCCAGCCATTCACCGTAGAACAGGGCGACGCCCAGACCGCAGGTGATGGCCGTCAGCAGCCAGAAGCGGATGATGACCGTCGTCTCGGCCCAGCCGGCCAGCTCGAAATGGTGATGGAAGGGCGCCATCCGGAACACCCGGCGCCCGGTGGTCCGAAACGCCAGGATCTGCAGCACCACCGAGGTGACCTCGGCGACGAACAGCGACCCCAGCACGACGGCCAGGATCTCCGTGCGGCTGGTGACCGACAGGCCCGCGATGATGCCGCCCAGCGCCAACGACCCGGTGTCCCCCATGAAAATCTTTGCGGGAGCGGCATTCCACCACAAGAAGCCGATGCAGGCGCCCGCGGTGGCGGCCGCGACGAGCGCCAGGTCCAGCGGGTCGCGCACGTTGTAGCAGCCCAGACCCGGCGCGGTGACGCACGCGTTGCGGTACTGCCAGAAGGTGATCAGCACGTAGGCGGCGGTGACCATCGCCATGCACCCGGCCGCCAGCCCGTCGAGCCCGTCGGTGAAGTTGACCGCGTTGGACCAGGCGCTGACCACCACCACGCAGAACAACACGAACAGCGCGGGAGCGAAAGCGACGGTGGCGATCTCGCGCACGTAGGACAGGTCCGAGCTGGCCGGCGTCAACCCGCTGCCATTGCGGAACTGCAACACCAGCACCCCGAACAGCACCGCGGCCGCGACCTGCCCCAAGGCCTTGGCCGTTTTGTTCAGCCCGAGGTTG contains:
- the mraY gene encoding phospho-N-acetylmuramoyl-pentapeptide-transferase produces the protein MRQILIAVAVALAVSILLTPALIRLFTRQGFGHHTREDGPPSHHTKRGTPSMGGVAILAGIWAGYLGTHLAGLVFDGEGVSASGLLVLGLATALGGVGFLDDLIKIRRSRNLGLNKTAKALGQVAAAVLFGVLVLQFRNGSGLTPASSDLSYVREIATVAFAPALFVLFCVVVVSAWSNAVNFTDGLDGLAAGCMAMVTAAYVLITFWQYRNACVTAPGLGCYNVRDPLDLALVAAATAGACIGFLWWNAAPAKIFMGDTGSLALGGIIAGLSVTSRTEILAVVLGSLFVAEVTSVVLQILAFRTTGRRVFRMAPFHHHFELAGWAETTVIIRFWLLTAITCGLGVALFYGEWLAAIGA